Sequence from the Deltaproteobacteria bacterium genome:
CAACAGGCTGGTCGGCTGATCTTCCGCAAACCGAAAGGACTCCCCCTCATGACCATGCGAATCGGCATCATCGGCCTCGGACGCGCCGGAACGGTCCACCTGGACGCCTGGCCCCACGTGCGCGGCGCCGAAGTCGTCGCCGTGTGCGACCCGTCGCCGGCGGCTCGCAAGCGGGCCCGCGAGCTCGGTATCCGCGTCTACACCGATCCCGCGCTGATGCTCGAGACGGCGGAGCTCGACGGCGTGACGATCGCGACGCCGCCCGCCGACCACGCCGAGATCGCGATCGCCTGCCTCGATCGTGGCGTACACGTGCTCTGCGAGAAGCCGCTCGCGCTCACGACCTGGGACGCGCTCGCGATGCTGAAGGCCGCGGCCCGCAACAAGCGCCAGCTCCTGCTCGCGACGAAGTTCCGGCACGTCCCGGAGCTCGCCGCCGCGCGCGAGCTGATCGCCGGCGGAAAGCTCGGAGATCCGGTCGCGTTCGAAGTCAGCTTCTGCAGCCCGGTCGACATGTCGAAGCGCTGGAACTCGCAGCGTGGCGTCGCGGGCGGCGGCGTCATCATCGACAACGGATGCCATGCCTTCGACATCATGTCGTATCTCTTCGGCTCGGTGACGCGCGTGCAGACGAACCTGCACCGCCCGCTGCAGCGGATCGGCGTCGAGGACGGCGCGACCATCCAGGTCCGCGCCGGCGACGGCGTGGTCGGCAAGGCGGACGTGAGCTGGAGCCTCTCGACCGGCCGCAACAGCTACGTGAACGTGCACGGCTCGCTCGGCACGATCGAGGTCGGCTGGCAGGAGACGCGGGTCAAGTATCTCGGCAAGGACTGGGAGACGATCGGCGGCTCGTACGACAAGATCGACGCGCATCGCCGCATGCAGACCTGCTTCGTCGAGACCTCGCAGAGCGGCGGCGCGACGCCCCCGTGGATCAGCACCGTCGAGTGCCTGCGGACGGTCGCCGCGGTGGAAGCCGCGTATCGTTCGGTCCACTCCGGCGGCTGGGAATGGGTCGACACGAAGGGCATGCGCCAGCGCCGGACGGGCGGCCGCGGCCGCAAG
This genomic interval carries:
- a CDS encoding Gfo/Idh/MocA family oxidoreductase — encoded protein: MTMRIGIIGLGRAGTVHLDAWPHVRGAEVVAVCDPSPAARKRARELGIRVYTDPALMLETAELDGVTIATPPADHAEIAIACLDRGVHVLCEKPLALTTWDALAMLKAAARNKRQLLLATKFRHVPELAAARELIAGGKLGDPVAFEVSFCSPVDMSKRWNSQRGVAGGGVIIDNGCHAFDIMSYLFGSVTRVQTNLHRPLQRIGVEDGATIQVRAGDGVVGKADVSWSLSTGRNSYVNVHGSLGTIEVGWQETRVKYLGKDWETIGGSYDKIDAHRRMQTCFVETSQSGGATPPWISTVECLRTVAAVEAAYRSVHSGGWEWVDTKGMRQRRTGGRGRKRA